The Cynocephalus volans isolate mCynVol1 chromosome 2, mCynVol1.pri, whole genome shotgun sequence genome window below encodes:
- the LOX gene encoding protein-lysine 6-oxidase isoform X2 — translation MRFAWTALLLGPLQFCALVRCAPPAAGQQQPQREPPAAPGNWRQKIQWENNGQVFSLLSLGSEYQPQRRRHPGAAARGTASASAPQPRTPILLLRDNRTAAAGARTAVSSGVAAARPRPAARRWFQAGYSSSGARDSGISRASNQTAPGDVPELSNLLPPSRVDDMVGDDPYNPYKYTDDNPYYNYYDTYERPRPGSRYRPGYGTGYFQYGLPDLVPDPYYIQASTYVQKMSMYNLRCAAEENCLASSAYSARDYDHRVLLRFPQRVKNQGTSDFLPSRPRYSWEWHSCHQHYHSMDEFSHYDLLDASTQRRVAEGHKASFCLEDTSCDYGYHRRFACTAHTQGLSPGCYDTYGADIDCQWIDITDVQPGNYILKVSVNPNFVVPESDYSNNVVRCEIRYTGHHAYASGCTISP, via the exons ATGCGCTTCGCCTGGACCGCGCTCCTGCTCGGCCCGCTGCAGTTCTGCGCGCTGGTGCGCTGCGCTCCGCCGGCCGCGggccagcagcagccccagcGCGAGCCACCGGCGGCTCCGGGCAACTGGCGCCAGAAGATCCAATGGGAGAACAACGGGCAGGTGTTCAGCTTGCTGAGCCTGGGCTCAGAGTATCAGCCACAGCGCCGCCGGCACCCGGGCGCCGCCGCCAGGGGTACCGCCAGCGCCTCCGCCCCGCAGCCGCGCACACCGATCCTGCTGCTCCGCGACAACCGCACTGCCGCGGCTGGGGCGCGGACGGCCGTCTCGTCCGGAGTCGCCGCAGCCCGCCCCAGGCCCGCAGCCCGCCGATGGTTCCAAGCTGGCTACTCTTCGTCCGGGGCCCGCGACTCTGGCATCTCGCGCGCGAGTAACCAGACCGCGCCGGGCGATGTCCCAGAGCTCAGCAACCTGCTGCCGCCCAGCCGCGTGGACGACATGGTGGGCGACGACCCGTACAACCCCTACAAGTATACTGATGACAACCCCTATTACAACTACTATGACACGTATGAGAGGCCCCGGCCTGGGAGCCGGTACCGTCCCGGATACGGCACCGGCTACTTTCAGTACG GTCTCCCGGACCTGGTGCCCGACCCCTACTACATCCAGGCGTCCACGTACGTGCAGAAGATGTCCATGTACAACCTGAGATGTGCCGCGGAGGAAAACTGTCTGGCCAG TTCAGCATACAGTGCCAGAGATTATGATCACAGGGTGCTGCTAAGATTTCCCCAAAGAGTGAAAAACCAAGGGACATCAGATTTTTTGCCAAGCCGACCAAGATATTCCTGGGAATGGCACAGTTGTCACCA ACATTACCACAGCATGGATGAATTCAGCCATTACGACCTGCTTGATGCCAGCACCCAGAGGAGAGTGGCTGAAGGCCACAAAGCAAGTTTCTGTCTTGAGGACACATCCTGTGACTATGGCTACCACAGACGATTTGCATGTACTGCACACACACAG gGGTTGAGCCCTGGCTGTTATGATACCTATGGTGCAGACATAGACTGCCAGTGGATTGACATTACAGATGTACAACCTGGAAACTACATTCTAAAG GTCAGTGTAAACCCCAATTTTGTGGTGCCTGAATCGGACTATAGCAATAATGTTGTACGCTGTGAAATTCGCTACACAGGACATCATGCATATGCCTCAGGCTGCACAATTTCACCGTAA
- the LOX gene encoding protein-lysine 6-oxidase isoform X1 codes for MRFAWTALLLGPLQFCALVRCAPPAAGQQQPQREPPAAPGNWRQKIQWENNGQVFSLLSLGSEYQPQRRRHPGAAARGTASASAPQPRTPILLLRDNRTAAAGARTAVSSGVAAARPRPAARRWFQAGYSSSGARDSGISRASNQTAPGDVPELSNLLPPSRVDDMVGDDPYNPYKYTDDNPYYNYYDTYERPRPGSRYRPGYGTGYFQYGLPDLVPDPYYIQASTYVQKMSMYNLRCAAEENCLASSAYSARDYDHRVLLRFPQRVKNQGTSDFLPSRPRYSWEWHSCHQHYHSMDEFSHYDLLDASTQRRVAEGHKASFCLEDTSCDYGYHRRFACTAHTQGLSPGCYDTYGADIDCQWIDITDVQPGNYILKVSVNPNFVVPESDYSNNVVRCEIRYTGHHAYASGCTISPY; via the exons ATGCGCTTCGCCTGGACCGCGCTCCTGCTCGGCCCGCTGCAGTTCTGCGCGCTGGTGCGCTGCGCTCCGCCGGCCGCGggccagcagcagccccagcGCGAGCCACCGGCGGCTCCGGGCAACTGGCGCCAGAAGATCCAATGGGAGAACAACGGGCAGGTGTTCAGCTTGCTGAGCCTGGGCTCAGAGTATCAGCCACAGCGCCGCCGGCACCCGGGCGCCGCCGCCAGGGGTACCGCCAGCGCCTCCGCCCCGCAGCCGCGCACACCGATCCTGCTGCTCCGCGACAACCGCACTGCCGCGGCTGGGGCGCGGACGGCCGTCTCGTCCGGAGTCGCCGCAGCCCGCCCCAGGCCCGCAGCCCGCCGATGGTTCCAAGCTGGCTACTCTTCGTCCGGGGCCCGCGACTCTGGCATCTCGCGCGCGAGTAACCAGACCGCGCCGGGCGATGTCCCAGAGCTCAGCAACCTGCTGCCGCCCAGCCGCGTGGACGACATGGTGGGCGACGACCCGTACAACCCCTACAAGTATACTGATGACAACCCCTATTACAACTACTATGACACGTATGAGAGGCCCCGGCCTGGGAGCCGGTACCGTCCCGGATACGGCACCGGCTACTTTCAGTACG GTCTCCCGGACCTGGTGCCCGACCCCTACTACATCCAGGCGTCCACGTACGTGCAGAAGATGTCCATGTACAACCTGAGATGTGCCGCGGAGGAAAACTGTCTGGCCAG TTCAGCATACAGTGCCAGAGATTATGATCACAGGGTGCTGCTAAGATTTCCCCAAAGAGTGAAAAACCAAGGGACATCAGATTTTTTGCCAAGCCGACCAAGATATTCCTGGGAATGGCACAGTTGTCACCA ACATTACCACAGCATGGATGAATTCAGCCATTACGACCTGCTTGATGCCAGCACCCAGAGGAGAGTGGCTGAAGGCCACAAAGCAAGTTTCTGTCTTGAGGACACATCCTGTGACTATGGCTACCACAGACGATTTGCATGTACTGCACACACACAG gGGTTGAGCCCTGGCTGTTATGATACCTATGGTGCAGACATAGACTGCCAGTGGATTGACATTACAGATGTACAACCTGGAAACTACATTCTAAAG GTCAGTGTAAACCCCAATTTTGTGGTGCCTGAATCGGACTATAGCAATAATGTTGTACGCTGTGAAATTCGCTACACAGGACATCATGCATATGCCTCAGGCTGCACAATTTCACC gtATTAG